A segment of the Streptomyces sp. P9-A2 genome:
AGGGACGACGCGTCGACGGCGGCTCTTGGGATCGTCGTCGTACAGGACACCACGGCGGCGCTGCGTCTGTTGGCGGACGTAGAGGACACGGCTTTCGAGGTCGAGGTCAGACCAGCGGAGACCGATGATCTCTCCCCGGCGGAGCCCCATGGCGATGGCGAGCACGAAGGCCGCGTACAGCGGGTCCTTGCGGGAGGCCGCTAGGAAGTCGAGTGTCTCGTCGAGGGTCCAGGGCTTCAGTTCGCGGTTGTCGGTGCGGGGCAGCTCGAAGAGCTTGGCAACGTTGCGCGTGATCAGTTCCTCGCGGCAGGCGGAGGAGAGCGCCGATCGCAGGACGCGGTGGGATTCCTTGGCGGTCGCCGCGGTCGTCTCCTTCTCCAGGCGGACGAGGAAGCGGCGCACGTCGGCGACGCCGAGGGATTCGAGCCGCTTGGCGCCGAGCAGGGGCACCAGGTAGAGCCGGACGTGTGCCTCGTACTTGTCGTACGTGCTGAGCTTCCGCCGAGGCTTGATGACGTTGTCCAGCCAGTACGGCAGCCACTCGGAGAGCTTGGCCGAGCGGGTGGGCACGGGCACGCCCTGGTCGACCTTGGCGAGCAGCTCCCGGCGCTTGGCGTCGCACTCGGCCCAGGTCTTGCCGTAGGCGAACTTGCGGGCACGGGTGCCGTCCGGCTGAAGGACGTAGACCGCGCACTGATAGCGGCCGTCCTTGCGCTTGGTGATGGTGCCCGCACCGTTCGGATTGCGCTTGCGCTGGCCGGCCATCAGGCAGCCTCCTCGATCCGGTCAAGGATGAAGTCACGTACGGCATCGGTGGGGATCCGGCGGGCACCATCGATCTTGATCGAGACCAGGCGACGCGAGCGG
Coding sequences within it:
- a CDS encoding helix-turn-helix domain-containing protein, whose translation is MTTAAPDLLTVPEVMTRLKVGRSKVYDLIRSRRLVSIKIDGARRIPTDAVRDFILDRIEEAA
- a CDS encoding tyrosine-type recombinase/integrase; this translates as MAGQRKRNPNGAGTITKRKDGRYQCAVYVLQPDGTRARKFAYGKTWAECDAKRRELLAKVDQGVPVPTRSAKLSEWLPYWLDNVIKPRRKLSTYDKYEAHVRLYLVPLLGAKRLESLGVADVRRFLVRLEKETTAATAKESHRVLRSALSSACREELITRNVAKLFELPRTDNRELKPWTLDETLDFLAASRKDPLYAAFVLAIAMGLRRGEIIGLRWSDLDLESRVLYVRQQTQRRRGVLYDDDPKSRRRRVVPLPALCIAPLRRHRMRQSAARVKAGEQWHESGYVFTTRTGRQVEPRNVYRSFTRVAESAGLRVIRLHDARHGTATLLTAAGVAPRVVMEILGHSQISITMDVYTHVVQDTQREAISHMDRLLKRRPVVSDRPR